A stretch of the Argentina anserina chromosome 6, drPotAnse1.1, whole genome shotgun sequence genome encodes the following:
- the LOC126797556 gene encoding inositol hexakisphosphate and diphosphoinositol-pentakisphosphate kinase VIP1-like isoform X1 — translation METKIKIGVCVMEKKVKCGPEVFSAPMGQILDRLQKFGEFEITHFGDKVILEDPIESWPICDCLIAFHSSGYPLEKAEAYANLRKPFLVNELEPQHLLHDRTKVYERLEMFGIPVPRYALVNRDKPYQELDYFVEQEDFVEVHGQRFWKPFVEKPVDGDDHSIMIYYPSSAGGGMKELFRKVGNRSSEFHPEVRRVRREGSYIYEEFMPTGGTDVKVYTVGPEYAHAEARKSPVVDGVVMRNPDGKEVRYPVLLTPMEKQMAREVCIAFRQAVCGFDLLRCEGRSYVCDVNGWSFVKNSYKYYDDAACVLRKIFLDAKAPHLSSVIPPTLPWKTNEPSQPSEGLTRHGSGIIGTFGQAEELRCVIAIVRHGDRTPKQKVKLKVTEEKLLNIMLKYNGGRPRSETKLKSAIQLQDLLDATRMLVPRSRPDRESDSEAEDIEHAEKLRQVKAVLEEGGHFSGIYRKVQLKPLKWVKVTKSNGEGEEERPVEALMVLKYGGVLTHAGRKQAEELGRYFRNNMYPGEGTGLLRLHSTYRHDLKIYSSDEGRVQMSAAAFAKGLLDLEGQLTPILVSLVSKDSSMLDGLENASVEMEEAKARLNEIITSGAKTVQSNEISPWMADGGGLPSNALELLPKLVTLTKNVTEQVRQLAKDEDEELTTSSYDVILPYDQAKALGKTNIDVDRIAAGLPCGSEGFLLMYARWRKLVRDLYNERKERFDITQIPDIYDSCKYDLLHNGHLNLDGLDELFKVAQLLADGVIPNEYGINPTQKLKIGSKIARRLLGKIMIDLRNTREEAISVAEPKSTQDEPLKSTNLEKDEKEYQTKLSVNNDDRKCSISDIPKLYNKNEDVRRSSISSERSMDQEDDEDKEIKYRLDPKYANVRTPERHVRTRLYFTSESHIHSLMNVLRYCNLDESLQGEDGLVCESALEHLYNTKELDYMSYIVLRMFENTEVPLEDPKRFRVEMTFSRGADLSPLEKNDGEAASLHQEHTLPIMGPERLQEVGSYLTFDKMEKMIRSFAMPAEDFPPPSTPAGFSGYFLKSAAVLERLVNLWPFHKNASSNGK, via the exons ATGGAGACGAAGATTAAGATTGGGGTTTGTGTGATGGAAAAGAAGGTGAAATGCGGCCCCGAG GTGTTCTCTGCGCCGATGGGCCAGATTCTCGACCGCCTTCAGAAATTCGGCGAATTCGAG ATTACACATTTTGGAGATAAGGTCATTCTGGAAGATCCTATTGAGAG CTGGCCGATATGTGATTGCCTGATTGCCTTCCATTCCTCTGGCTATCCTCTGGAAAAGGCTGAAGCGTATGCTAATTTACGGAA ACCTTTTCTTGTAAATGAGTTGGAGCCGCAACACCTTCTTCATGACCGCACAAAAGTATATGAG CGTCTTGAAATGTTTGGAATCCCTGTTCCAAGATATGCCCTTGTAAATAGAGACAAACCATATCAAGAGCTCGACTATTTTGTTGAGCAAGAAGATTTTGTGGAGGTTCATGGTCAACGTTTCTGGAAGCCATTTGTGGAGAAGCCTGTTGATG GGGATGATCACAGTATAATGATATATTACCCTAGCTCAGCTGGTGGAGGAATGAAGGAGCTGTTTAGGAAG GTTGGTAACCGATCTAGCGAGTTCCATCCGGAAGTTAGAAGAGTGAGACGAGAAggctcatatatatatgaagaatttATGCCAACTGGAGGAACAGATGTCAAG GTGTACACGGTGGGCCCTGAATATGCGCATGCTGAGGCAAGGAAATCTCCTGTGGTAGATGGTGTTGTCATGAGGAATCCTGATGGCAAGGAA GTGAGATATCCTGTTTTACTGACACCTATGGAGAAGCAAATGGCAAGGGAGGTCTGCATTGCCTTTAGGCAAGCG GTTTGTGGGTTCGATCTTCTGCGTTGTGAGGGACGCTCCTATGTCTGTGATGTGAATGGATGGAGTTTCGTGAAGAATTCCTACAA GTATTATGATGATGCTGCTTGTGTGCTTAGGAAGATATTTTTAGATGCTAAAGCTCCTCACCTTTCTTCTGTGATTCCACCAACTTTGCCTTGGAAAACCAATGAGCCAAGCCAACCTTCTGAGGGGCTAACTCGCCATGGAAGTGGAATTATTGGGACGTTTGGGCAGGCTGAGGAATTACGTTGTGTGATTGCCATTGTTCGTCA TGGTGATAGAACTCCCAAACAGAAAGTGAAGCTGAAGGTTACCGAGGAAAAGCTTTTAAATATAATGCTAAAGTACAATGGGGGCCGGCCTAGATCTGAG ACGAAACTGAAAAGTGCTATCCAATTGCAAGATTTGTTGGATGCCACACGGATGCTGGTACCTCGTTCTAG ACCAGATCGAGAAAGTGATAGTGAGGCAGAAGACATTGAGCATGCTGAAAAGCTTCGTCAAGTTAAAGCAGTGCTCGAGGAG GGGGGACACTTCTCTGGCATCTACAGGAAAGTTCAGCTAAAGCCACTGAAGTGGGTTAAAGTTACAAAAAGTAATGGTGAAGGTGAGGAAGAACGTCCTGTTGAAGCTTTGATGGTTCTCAAGTATGGGGGTGTCCTTACACATGCTGGCAGAAAGCAG GCTGAGGAGCTGGGTAGATATTTTCGGAATAACATGTATCCAG GTGAAGGTACTGGCCTGCTTCGCTTGCATAGCACCTATCGACATGATCTTAAAATCTACAGCTCTGATGAGGGCCGTGTGCAG ATGTCTGCAGCTGCATTTGCCAAAGGCCTACTTGATCTAGAAGGGCAGCTAACACCAATACTG GTTTCTCTTGTTAGCAAGGACTCATCTATGTTGGATGGGCTTGAAAATGCAAGTGTTGAGATGGAGGAAGCAAAG GCTAGGTTAAATGAGATTATAACTTCAGGTGCAAAGACAGTTCAAAGCAATGAAATATCTCCTTGGATGGCTGATGGAGGTGGACTGCCTTCCAATGCTTTAGAGCTTCTACCTAAATTG GTTACATTAACTAAGAATGTCACTGAACAAGTAAGACAGCTAGcgaaagatgaagatgaagaacttACGACAAGCTCATATGATGTGATCCTTCCTTATGACCAAGCAAAGGCCCTTGGTAAGACTAATATCGACGTTGATCGTATTGCCGCTGGATTACCCTGTGGTAGTGAGGGATTCCTTTTGATGTATGCTCGTTGGAGAAAGCTTGTAAGGGACTTGTATAATGAACGAAAAGA ACGGTTCGACATAACACAAATTCCGGACATTTATGACTCCTGCAA ATATGATCTTCTACACAATGGGCATCTGAATTTGGACGGTCTTGATGAGCTCTTCAAAGTTGCCCAG TTACTTGCTGATGGTGTCATACCAAATGAGTATGGCATTAATCCAACACAGAAGCTGAAGATTGGTTCAAAG ATCGCTCGTCGTTTGCTGGGTAAAATAATGATTGATTTGAGGAATACTCGTGAAGAAGCTATCAGCGTTGCAGAACCAAAGAGTACTCAGGATGAACCTTTGAAGTCAACAAATTTGGAGAAGGACGAAAAGGAATACCAGACAAAGCTTAGTGTGAACAATGATGACAGAAAATGCAGCATAAGTGATATACCAAAGCTTTACAATAAGAATGAAGATGTGAGGAGATCTAGCATATCAAGTGAGAGATCAATGGATcaggaggatgatgaagataaggAGATCAAATATCGTTTGGACCCAAA GTACGCAAATGTCAGAACACCTGAACGTCACGTTCGTACGCGCCTTTACTTTACATCC GAATCTCATATCCATTCTCTAATGAATGTTCTCCGCTACTGCAACCTGGATGAATCTCTTCAAGGAGAAGATGGCCTTGTTTGTGAAAGTGCTTTGGAGCATTTATACAACACTAAAGAGCTTGACTACATGAGTTATATAGTATTGAGAATGTTTGAGAACACAGAA gtACCCTTAGAAGACCCAAAAAGATTCCGTGTAGAGATGACGTTTAGTCGTGGCGCAGATCTATCACCATTGGAG AAAAATGACGGTGAGGCTGCTTCGTTGCATCAAGAGCACACACTACCGATAATGGGTCCAGAGAGGCTGCAAGAAGTGGGCTCGTATCTCACGTTtgataaaatggaaaaaatGATTCGATCATTTGCTATGCCAGCTGAAGATTTTCCTCCACCATCAACTCCAGCAGGATTCTCAGGCTATTTCTTAAAGAGTGCAGCAGTACTAGAGCGCCTGGTAAATCTCTGGCCTTTCCATAAGAATGCCAGTTCTAATGGGAAGTAG
- the LOC126797556 gene encoding inositol hexakisphosphate and diphosphoinositol-pentakisphosphate kinase VIP1-like isoform X2, with product METKIKIGVCVMEKKVFSAPMGQILDRLQKFGEFEITHFGDKVILEDPIESWPICDCLIAFHSSGYPLEKAEAYANLRKPFLVNELEPQHLLHDRTKVYERLEMFGIPVPRYALVNRDKPYQELDYFVEQEDFVEVHGQRFWKPFVEKPVDGDDHSIMIYYPSSAGGGMKELFRKVGNRSSEFHPEVRRVRREGSYIYEEFMPTGGTDVKVYTVGPEYAHAEARKSPVVDGVVMRNPDGKEVRYPVLLTPMEKQMAREVCIAFRQAVCGFDLLRCEGRSYVCDVNGWSFVKNSYKYYDDAACVLRKIFLDAKAPHLSSVIPPTLPWKTNEPSQPSEGLTRHGSGIIGTFGQAEELRCVIAIVRHGDRTPKQKVKLKVTEEKLLNIMLKYNGGRPRSETKLKSAIQLQDLLDATRMLVPRSRPDRESDSEAEDIEHAEKLRQVKAVLEEGGHFSGIYRKVQLKPLKWVKVTKSNGEGEEERPVEALMVLKYGGVLTHAGRKQAEELGRYFRNNMYPGEGTGLLRLHSTYRHDLKIYSSDEGRVQMSAAAFAKGLLDLEGQLTPILVSLVSKDSSMLDGLENASVEMEEAKARLNEIITSGAKTVQSNEISPWMADGGGLPSNALELLPKLVTLTKNVTEQVRQLAKDEDEELTTSSYDVILPYDQAKALGKTNIDVDRIAAGLPCGSEGFLLMYARWRKLVRDLYNERKERFDITQIPDIYDSCKYDLLHNGHLNLDGLDELFKVAQLLADGVIPNEYGINPTQKLKIGSKIARRLLGKIMIDLRNTREEAISVAEPKSTQDEPLKSTNLEKDEKEYQTKLSVNNDDRKCSISDIPKLYNKNEDVRRSSISSERSMDQEDDEDKEIKYRLDPKYANVRTPERHVRTRLYFTSESHIHSLMNVLRYCNLDESLQGEDGLVCESALEHLYNTKELDYMSYIVLRMFENTEVPLEDPKRFRVEMTFSRGADLSPLEKNDGEAASLHQEHTLPIMGPERLQEVGSYLTFDKMEKMIRSFAMPAEDFPPPSTPAGFSGYFLKSAAVLERLVNLWPFHKNASSNGK from the exons ATGGAGACGAAGATTAAGATTGGGGTTTGTGTGATGGAAAAGAAG GTGTTCTCTGCGCCGATGGGCCAGATTCTCGACCGCCTTCAGAAATTCGGCGAATTCGAG ATTACACATTTTGGAGATAAGGTCATTCTGGAAGATCCTATTGAGAG CTGGCCGATATGTGATTGCCTGATTGCCTTCCATTCCTCTGGCTATCCTCTGGAAAAGGCTGAAGCGTATGCTAATTTACGGAA ACCTTTTCTTGTAAATGAGTTGGAGCCGCAACACCTTCTTCATGACCGCACAAAAGTATATGAG CGTCTTGAAATGTTTGGAATCCCTGTTCCAAGATATGCCCTTGTAAATAGAGACAAACCATATCAAGAGCTCGACTATTTTGTTGAGCAAGAAGATTTTGTGGAGGTTCATGGTCAACGTTTCTGGAAGCCATTTGTGGAGAAGCCTGTTGATG GGGATGATCACAGTATAATGATATATTACCCTAGCTCAGCTGGTGGAGGAATGAAGGAGCTGTTTAGGAAG GTTGGTAACCGATCTAGCGAGTTCCATCCGGAAGTTAGAAGAGTGAGACGAGAAggctcatatatatatgaagaatttATGCCAACTGGAGGAACAGATGTCAAG GTGTACACGGTGGGCCCTGAATATGCGCATGCTGAGGCAAGGAAATCTCCTGTGGTAGATGGTGTTGTCATGAGGAATCCTGATGGCAAGGAA GTGAGATATCCTGTTTTACTGACACCTATGGAGAAGCAAATGGCAAGGGAGGTCTGCATTGCCTTTAGGCAAGCG GTTTGTGGGTTCGATCTTCTGCGTTGTGAGGGACGCTCCTATGTCTGTGATGTGAATGGATGGAGTTTCGTGAAGAATTCCTACAA GTATTATGATGATGCTGCTTGTGTGCTTAGGAAGATATTTTTAGATGCTAAAGCTCCTCACCTTTCTTCTGTGATTCCACCAACTTTGCCTTGGAAAACCAATGAGCCAAGCCAACCTTCTGAGGGGCTAACTCGCCATGGAAGTGGAATTATTGGGACGTTTGGGCAGGCTGAGGAATTACGTTGTGTGATTGCCATTGTTCGTCA TGGTGATAGAACTCCCAAACAGAAAGTGAAGCTGAAGGTTACCGAGGAAAAGCTTTTAAATATAATGCTAAAGTACAATGGGGGCCGGCCTAGATCTGAG ACGAAACTGAAAAGTGCTATCCAATTGCAAGATTTGTTGGATGCCACACGGATGCTGGTACCTCGTTCTAG ACCAGATCGAGAAAGTGATAGTGAGGCAGAAGACATTGAGCATGCTGAAAAGCTTCGTCAAGTTAAAGCAGTGCTCGAGGAG GGGGGACACTTCTCTGGCATCTACAGGAAAGTTCAGCTAAAGCCACTGAAGTGGGTTAAAGTTACAAAAAGTAATGGTGAAGGTGAGGAAGAACGTCCTGTTGAAGCTTTGATGGTTCTCAAGTATGGGGGTGTCCTTACACATGCTGGCAGAAAGCAG GCTGAGGAGCTGGGTAGATATTTTCGGAATAACATGTATCCAG GTGAAGGTACTGGCCTGCTTCGCTTGCATAGCACCTATCGACATGATCTTAAAATCTACAGCTCTGATGAGGGCCGTGTGCAG ATGTCTGCAGCTGCATTTGCCAAAGGCCTACTTGATCTAGAAGGGCAGCTAACACCAATACTG GTTTCTCTTGTTAGCAAGGACTCATCTATGTTGGATGGGCTTGAAAATGCAAGTGTTGAGATGGAGGAAGCAAAG GCTAGGTTAAATGAGATTATAACTTCAGGTGCAAAGACAGTTCAAAGCAATGAAATATCTCCTTGGATGGCTGATGGAGGTGGACTGCCTTCCAATGCTTTAGAGCTTCTACCTAAATTG GTTACATTAACTAAGAATGTCACTGAACAAGTAAGACAGCTAGcgaaagatgaagatgaagaacttACGACAAGCTCATATGATGTGATCCTTCCTTATGACCAAGCAAAGGCCCTTGGTAAGACTAATATCGACGTTGATCGTATTGCCGCTGGATTACCCTGTGGTAGTGAGGGATTCCTTTTGATGTATGCTCGTTGGAGAAAGCTTGTAAGGGACTTGTATAATGAACGAAAAGA ACGGTTCGACATAACACAAATTCCGGACATTTATGACTCCTGCAA ATATGATCTTCTACACAATGGGCATCTGAATTTGGACGGTCTTGATGAGCTCTTCAAAGTTGCCCAG TTACTTGCTGATGGTGTCATACCAAATGAGTATGGCATTAATCCAACACAGAAGCTGAAGATTGGTTCAAAG ATCGCTCGTCGTTTGCTGGGTAAAATAATGATTGATTTGAGGAATACTCGTGAAGAAGCTATCAGCGTTGCAGAACCAAAGAGTACTCAGGATGAACCTTTGAAGTCAACAAATTTGGAGAAGGACGAAAAGGAATACCAGACAAAGCTTAGTGTGAACAATGATGACAGAAAATGCAGCATAAGTGATATACCAAAGCTTTACAATAAGAATGAAGATGTGAGGAGATCTAGCATATCAAGTGAGAGATCAATGGATcaggaggatgatgaagataaggAGATCAAATATCGTTTGGACCCAAA GTACGCAAATGTCAGAACACCTGAACGTCACGTTCGTACGCGCCTTTACTTTACATCC GAATCTCATATCCATTCTCTAATGAATGTTCTCCGCTACTGCAACCTGGATGAATCTCTTCAAGGAGAAGATGGCCTTGTTTGTGAAAGTGCTTTGGAGCATTTATACAACACTAAAGAGCTTGACTACATGAGTTATATAGTATTGAGAATGTTTGAGAACACAGAA gtACCCTTAGAAGACCCAAAAAGATTCCGTGTAGAGATGACGTTTAGTCGTGGCGCAGATCTATCACCATTGGAG AAAAATGACGGTGAGGCTGCTTCGTTGCATCAAGAGCACACACTACCGATAATGGGTCCAGAGAGGCTGCAAGAAGTGGGCTCGTATCTCACGTTtgataaaatggaaaaaatGATTCGATCATTTGCTATGCCAGCTGAAGATTTTCCTCCACCATCAACTCCAGCAGGATTCTCAGGCTATTTCTTAAAGAGTGCAGCAGTACTAGAGCGCCTGGTAAATCTCTGGCCTTTCCATAAGAATGCCAGTTCTAATGGGAAGTAG
- the LOC126797557 gene encoding uncharacterized protein LOC126797557 isoform X2 gives MSLSLARFALHSRAFSEAATPGKRNPHLISTLKNRKFTSTATPRAHNKASEELLVVVGAGAAGVYGAIRAKTLAPNLNVVLIEKARPLAKVKVSGGGRCNVTNGHCVEAMTLAENYPRGHKELKGAFFNTHGPVDTMTWFSDHGVELKTEDDGRVFPVSNSSATIIDCLMSESTRLGVSIQTGKAVVTASPTDGGKFLLGIEKRIPSSVEYVEADYLLIASGNGKQGYSLASQLGHSIVDPVPSLFTFKIEDPQLADLSGITFAKVKAKLKIENVKRNIPQLTQVGPVLVTHWGFSGPAILRLSAWGACVLSHTGYKGTLILDFTPDVHIDDVKSILIQHKNKFAKQKVANSYPTEFGLVKRFWKYILSRQGLLGDILWASISKDSLASVAHMLKHCDFSVKGKSQYKDEFVTAGGVPLSENAWSGGYIAGTSIGKHAASAQLREANPTSKF, from the exons ATGAGCCTCTCTTTGGCGCGCTTCGCCCTTCACTCTAGGGCCTTCTCTGAAGCCGCAACTCCCGGAAAACGTAACCCTCATCTCATTTCAACCCTTAAGAACCGGAAATTTACTTCCACTGCCACTCCCAGAGCTCATAACAAG GCAAGTGAGGAGCTACTAGTGGTAGTTGGAGCTGGAGCAGCTGGGGTTTATGGAGCAATTAGAGCTAAAACCCTGGCTCCTAATCTCAATGTGGTACTTATTGAGAAAGCAAGGCCCCTAGCCAAG GTGAAAGTTTCTGGGGGAGGCCGGTGCAATGTGACAAATGGGCATTGTGTTGAAGCCATG ACTTTGGCAGAAAACTACCCCAGGGGGCATAAGGAATTGAAAGGAGCGTTTTTCAACACGCATGGGCCGGTGGATACAATGACCTGGTTTTCTGATCATGGGGTGGAGCTGAAG ACTGAGGATGATGGAAGGGTGTTTCCTGTCAGCAATAGTTCGGCTACAATCATTGATTGTCTCATGTCTGAATCAACGCGGTTGGGGG TTTCTATTCAGACCGGAAAAGCTGTGGTAACTGCATCTCCTACTGATGGTGGAAAATTTCTTCTAGGCATTGAAAAACGTATACCCAGTTCTGTTGAATATGTTGAAGCTGATTATCTTTTGATTGCAAGCGGTAATGGCAAGCAG GGTTACAGTCTTGCATCTCAGCTTGGTCATTCGATTGTTGATCCTGTACCAAGTTTATTTACTTTCAAGATTGAGGATCCACAGCTGGCCGACTTGTCAGGG ATCACATTCGCTAAAGTCAAGGCAAAGCTGAAAATAGAGAATGTCAAAAGGAATATACCACAGCTCACGCAG GTTGGACCTGTGTTAGTCACACACTGGGGATTCAGTGGGCCAGCAATTCTTCGGTTATCTGCATGGGGGGCCTGTGTTTTATCCCATACAGGTTACAAAG GGACTCTTATTCTGGACTTTACACCTGATGTACATATAGATGATGTGAAATCAATCCTCATACAACACAAAAATAAGTTTGCG AAGCAAAAGGTAGCGAATTCCTATCCTACTGAATTTGGCCTTGTGAAGAGATTCTGGAAATATATATTGAGTCGCCAG GGTTTACTTGGTGATATTTTGTGGGCATCCATTTCAAAGGATTCATTGGCTTCTGTTGCTCATATGCTAAAGCATTGTGACTTTTCTGTTAAAGGAAAG AGTCAATATAAGGATGAATTCGTCACTGCAGGTGGTGTTCCACTTTCtgag AATGCTTGGTCTGGAGGATATATTGCAGGAACTAGTATAGGTAAACACGCTGCTAGTGCTCAACTCCGCGAGGCGAATCCAACAAGCAAATTCTAG
- the LOC126797557 gene encoding uncharacterized protein LOC126797557 isoform X1, with protein sequence MSLSLARFALHSRAFSEAATPGKRNPHLISTLKNRKFTSTATPRAHNKASEELLVVVGAGAAGVYGAIRAKTLAPNLNVVLIEKARPLAKVKVSGGGRCNVTNGHCVEAMTLAENYPRGHKELKGAFFNTHGPVDTMTWFSDHGVELKTEDDGRVFPVSNSSATIIDCLMSESTRLGVSIQTGKAVVTASPTDGGKFLLGIEKRIPSSVEYVEADYLLIASGNGKQGYSLASQLGHSIVDPVPSLFTFKIEDPQLADLSGITFAKVKAKLKIENVKRNIPQLTQVGPVLVTHWGFSGPAILRLSAWGACVLSHTGYKGTLILDFTPDVHIDDVKSILIQHKNKFAKQKVANSYPTEFGLVKRFWKYILSRQGLLGDILWASISKDSLASVAHMLKHCDFSVKGKSQYKDEFVTAGGVPLSEISLNTMESKIQARLFFAGEVLNVDGITGGFNFQNAWSGGYIAGTSIGKHAASAQLREANPTSKF encoded by the exons ATGAGCCTCTCTTTGGCGCGCTTCGCCCTTCACTCTAGGGCCTTCTCTGAAGCCGCAACTCCCGGAAAACGTAACCCTCATCTCATTTCAACCCTTAAGAACCGGAAATTTACTTCCACTGCCACTCCCAGAGCTCATAACAAG GCAAGTGAGGAGCTACTAGTGGTAGTTGGAGCTGGAGCAGCTGGGGTTTATGGAGCAATTAGAGCTAAAACCCTGGCTCCTAATCTCAATGTGGTACTTATTGAGAAAGCAAGGCCCCTAGCCAAG GTGAAAGTTTCTGGGGGAGGCCGGTGCAATGTGACAAATGGGCATTGTGTTGAAGCCATG ACTTTGGCAGAAAACTACCCCAGGGGGCATAAGGAATTGAAAGGAGCGTTTTTCAACACGCATGGGCCGGTGGATACAATGACCTGGTTTTCTGATCATGGGGTGGAGCTGAAG ACTGAGGATGATGGAAGGGTGTTTCCTGTCAGCAATAGTTCGGCTACAATCATTGATTGTCTCATGTCTGAATCAACGCGGTTGGGGG TTTCTATTCAGACCGGAAAAGCTGTGGTAACTGCATCTCCTACTGATGGTGGAAAATTTCTTCTAGGCATTGAAAAACGTATACCCAGTTCTGTTGAATATGTTGAAGCTGATTATCTTTTGATTGCAAGCGGTAATGGCAAGCAG GGTTACAGTCTTGCATCTCAGCTTGGTCATTCGATTGTTGATCCTGTACCAAGTTTATTTACTTTCAAGATTGAGGATCCACAGCTGGCCGACTTGTCAGGG ATCACATTCGCTAAAGTCAAGGCAAAGCTGAAAATAGAGAATGTCAAAAGGAATATACCACAGCTCACGCAG GTTGGACCTGTGTTAGTCACACACTGGGGATTCAGTGGGCCAGCAATTCTTCGGTTATCTGCATGGGGGGCCTGTGTTTTATCCCATACAGGTTACAAAG GGACTCTTATTCTGGACTTTACACCTGATGTACATATAGATGATGTGAAATCAATCCTCATACAACACAAAAATAAGTTTGCG AAGCAAAAGGTAGCGAATTCCTATCCTACTGAATTTGGCCTTGTGAAGAGATTCTGGAAATATATATTGAGTCGCCAG GGTTTACTTGGTGATATTTTGTGGGCATCCATTTCAAAGGATTCATTGGCTTCTGTTGCTCATATGCTAAAGCATTGTGACTTTTCTGTTAAAGGAAAG AGTCAATATAAGGATGAATTCGTCACTGCAGGTGGTGTTCCACTTTCtgag ATATCATTAAACACAATGGAAAGCAAAATTCAGGCACGCCTGTTCTTTGCTGGGGAG GTGTTGAATGTTGATGGAATAACTGGTGGTTTCAATTTTCAG AATGCTTGGTCTGGAGGATATATTGCAGGAACTAGTATAGGTAAACACGCTGCTAGTGCTCAACTCCGCGAGGCGAATCCAACAAGCAAATTCTAG
- the LOC126799712 gene encoding LOW QUALITY PROTEIN: pentatricopeptide repeat-containing protein At3g28660-like (The sequence of the model RefSeq protein was modified relative to this genomic sequence to represent the inferred CDS: substituted 1 base at 1 genomic stop codon): MQXMHMKQAASYTRIQAWKRCMSLAQRCTTMRTLKPTHAVFITHGLHLNNFALSKLLSFCALSGHLRYASLLFTQVPTPNAYMYNTLIRAHSSSSSPHLAVHYFRLMLKQTDIEPDNFTFHFVILGCVNCCCLAAGRQMHCCVVKNGLVAADAHVQTAILRLYVECGVLGDARKVFDGIPVRDLIQWNVIMNGYVKRGLASEALRVFGDMLVGGAEPDGFCVATGLAACAHLGALWQGKWIHEYVRKREGLKSDVVIGTALVDMYGKCGCIDLAVGAFEGMTERNVVSWSAMIGAFGAHGYAAEAISCLERMQVDDGIKPDSVVLLGVLMACSHAGLLGKGKTLLDNMKAQYGMVPKHEHYSCVVDLLCKAGRLSDAFELIGRMPMKPLASVWGALLSGCRIHNNVDLAEIAAEQLLQVSNDDKGEEISAYVQLSNIYLGARRSEDAVRIRKMIGDKGMKKTPGCSIIEVDGKVNEFVSGDVSHSLCVQICTMLDLISADSVQDP; encoded by the coding sequence ATGCAATAGATGCATATGAAGCAAGCGGCCTCCTACACCAGAATCCAAGCATGGAAGCGCTGCATGTCTCTAGCCCAACGCTGCACCACAATGCGCACACTCAAACCCACCCACGCCGTCTTCATCACCCACGGCCTCCACCTCAACAACTTCGCCCTCAGCAAGCTCCTCTCCTTCTGCGCCCTCTCCGGCCATCTCCGCTACGCCTCTCTCCTCTTCACCCAAGTCCCCACCCCCAACGCCTACATGTACAACACTCTAATCCGGGCCCACTCCAGCTCTAGCTCGCCTCATCTGGCCGTGCATTATTTCCGGCTCATGTTGAAACAGACCGACATCGAACCCGATAACTTCACGTTTCATTTCGTCATCTTGGGTTGCGTGAATTGTTGCTGTCTTGCTGCAGGGAGGCAGATGCATTGCTGTGTGGTTAAGAATGGGTTGGTTGCGGCGGATGCGCATGTTCAGACTGCGATTTTGAGGCTGTATGTGGAGTGTGGGGTTTTAGGGGATGCACGGAAGGTGTTCGATGGAATTCCTGTGAGAGATTTGATACAGTGGAATGTGATCATGAATGGGTACGTCAAGCGCGGCTTGGCTTCCGAGGCTTTGAGGGTTTTTGGGGATATGTTGGTCGGTGGAGCTGAGCCTGATGGGTTTTGTGTGGCCACGGGGCTCGCGGCGTGTGCGCATTTGGGGGCTCTGTGGCAGGGGAAGTGGATTCATGAGTATGTTAGAAAGAGGGAAGGGTTGAAATCGGATGTGGTTATTGGGACGGCGCTTGTGGATATGTATGGTAAGTGTGGCTGTATTGATTTGGCTGTGGGAGCGTTTGAGGGGATGACGGAAAGGAATGTAGTGTCGTGGTCGGCGATGATTGGGGCGTTTGGGGCGCATGGTTATGCAGCAGAGGCAATTTCTTGCTTGGAGAGAATGCAGGTAGATGACGGAATCAAGCCTGACAGCGTCGTGCTTCTTGGAGTACTAATGGCCTGTAGTCATGCAGGACTGCTCGGGAAGGGTAAGACTTTGTTGGATAATATGAAAGCTCAATATGGGATGGTGCCCAAACACGAGCACTATAGTTGTGTTGTAGACTTGCTGTGTAAGGCAGGTCGATTAAGTGACGCATTTGAGCTCATTGGAAGAATGCCCATGAAGCCGCTTGCTTCTGTGTGGGGTGCTTTATTGAGTGGGTGCCGTATCCATAATAATGTAGACCTCGCGGAGATTGCTGCCGAACAACTTTTGCAGGTATCAAATGATGACAAGGGGGAAGAGATCAGTGCTTATGTTCAGTTGTCAAACATTTATTTAGGTGCCCGGAGGAGTGAAGACGCAGTTAGGATAAGGAAGATGATTGGTGACAAGGGAATGAAGAAGACACCAGGCTGCAGCATAATAGAGGTGGATGGTAAGGTTAATGAGTTTGTTTCAGGGGATGTGTCCCATTCACTTTGTGTTCAAATATGTACAATGTTAGATCTAATATCTGCTGACTCGGTTCAAGACCCGTAA